The Devosia sp. MC521 genome segment TATCCATCGGCTCGAAACGGACGATACCTGGACCCTCGAGGTCGTGGACCACCACAACGACAGCCACGTCTGGGACAATCAGTTCCAGACCGACAGCGAGGCGCTTGACGCTGCCTTGAACGCACTGAACAGCGAGGGAGCCGGCGCCTTTATGCGCGGCAACAACGTCGTGCAGTTCCCGCGACCCTGAACCTAAGTGGCCGCAGAACACCGCTTACCTCTGTTCTGTCGGTTAGCTTGATGCTTCGCCCAGATGGCTGGCACAACGGCGAATAGACATATCCGGTACGCGCCTGGAGTAGGCATATGCCCCTCACCGGAATGTCGCTCTCCGAATGAGGCATCACCGACAACTGAAAATGTCCCTCACCGCAATAGACCTCTTCTACCGATTGATGCGTCTCCTCTCCCCACTTCAAGGCCGGGAATTTGAAGGTACAAAATCCCGAACAGCCAAGATATCGGTGTCCCTCCGAGCCGGCCTGCTACTTGCTAAACCGGGTTGCGCACAATGTATCTCCCGAGGTCGTTCAAAGCTGCCAACTCGGCCTGCTCTGACGCCCACTTCGCAAAATTGGTCATGGTCCCCCTGTGAACATGGTATCGCACGTGCTTGCCGTCACGCGTGGTTTCGAGCACCCCTGCATCGACTAGCAGCTTGAAGTGATGCGACATAGTCGATGCCGATTTTTCGCTTTTTCAGGTCAGAAGACGATAATCCGACCGCCTGCTGAACCTTTCGAAAAATATCGAAGCGTGTAGAATCGCCAAGCGCCGTAAGGACTTTTAGGGCTTCGTCATCGGTCGATTCGAAATCCTTCGACGCTTTTTCCGTTTTATCGCCCAGGTGCCATTAACCATTCTTAACGGTTTGCGATGACGGCCGGGATCGCTTGATGCATCCTGCTTTCAGGACTCCGCCCGGATTCCCGGTTGTCATCAAGGCAGCCGCCAGAGTTGCGTCAACAACTCCAGCGGCCTGACCAGACGACCTTACCTGCGCAAACAGGAGTGGCCGAATGGCTATGCTCATCTATCGCGGCGATTGGATTCGCTGCAACTCCCTCCCTGATATTTTCGATGACGGTAACAGCTGGCTTGCTCCTCGCAGCAACTCGGCGCGCGCTAAGCGCTAGCCCCCGCTTCCGTCGATCATGCTGCTGACCCTCGCGAGCCCTGCGCTCGCATGAACCCGGCTGCGTGGTCCGTCCCAAAACTCTGCCTGCTTGCCGTCCGCACCCTCGGACCGGCTTGCGCTGGAGTCTGTCGAAAATGTCCAAATCTGCAAAAAATGCGCTGCCACCGGCAACGCCACCTCTTGAGTTTGACGATCCTGCCGATCTTGGCGATGGCCCCAATCCCGTGGAACGCCTGCTCAATGACGCAGAGCTCGACACGCTCAACCGCACAGCAGTGGGGCGTCCTCGCATGCTTTGGGGATCGGATACGGCTTTTGTCCGTCTCAGTCCTGAACCGGACCCGTCCGCATATAGCGGAAAGCGCAGCGATCGCGGGCCCGATTTTCGCGCCATCGAGATCGCCCGCGCGCTGAGTGACCCTCTGGCTCTCAAAGGCCCGGCAAAGGCTCACGCCATCGACGAGCTGGTCGCAACCGTCTTCGAGGCGGCTCCAAATTTTGCCCGGCCGCTCGAAGCGATCCGGCAGAGTGCGCAGTCCATGGTGCGCCGGGGCGCACCCCACTTCCAGTTCAAGCCGATCCTGATCGAAGCACCACCTGGGTGTGGCAAGACTACGATGGCGATGCGCCTGGCTGCGGCCAGTGGGCTGCCGGCGCTTTATCTCGACGCCACCGCCATGACCACCGGCACGCCGATCGTCAGTGCAGACAGCGTCTGGAGCCATGCCCGGCCTTCCGAAGTTGTGCAGTTCCTGGCGAACGAGCAGGTGGCCAATCCAATCATCATCGTCGACGAGTTCGACAAGCTGCAAAACCTCTCGGCGCACGCCCGGTCCGATGCCACCGAGATCATGCTGCCGCTTTTGCAGCGCGACACCGCGGCCGCGCACGTCGACCATTTCCTGCAATCCAGAGTCGATCTCAGCTTCATCAACTGGATTCTGCTCTGCAATGACCTCAATCGCATCGCCAGGCCCGTCCGCGATCGCTGCACCGTCATTCGTCTCAATGCGCCGGACGTCGATGAGATTGCCGAAATCGCCCGGCGCGAAGTGCAGCGCCGCGGCCTGCCCGACGAGCTTGTCGCGCCGCTGATCCGCGCCGTCCGCACGGGCCGCCTCACCTCGCTTCGCAAACTCCACAAAGCCCTGGACCGCGCCGATGCGGCAGCGACCCGCCCTCTTCTCAACTGATTTCTTGATAAAACGCAAAAAAGGACGCAGACCATGAACAAGACCATCCAGCTTCGCGCCATCGAAACCGTCACCGACACCACGATGCCTCCGGGCCAGCAGGTCCGTCTGGCCCGAAATATCCTCGATCCTCTGACAGAAGTTGGGCTTAGCGAACTCCGGGCCGATGTGCGCACGGCTTATGTCGCCGGTCATCCGCGCTTTCGGTGCCCCGGCTGCAACGAGCCTTTGTTTGTTGCCCAGAATCCGGCATCCGCGAACACCCCGCGTGACGGCCGGGGTGCGCACTTCAAGCATCATGCCAACGTGGATGCCCCACCCTGCCGGAAACGCACCGCTGCAAATCTGCACGACATCGGTGCAGTCAAGTTCCCCGGGCTGGGCGAAGGCGCTGACCATTCCAATCTCAAGCACATGCTAGCCTTCTGCTTGTCGCAGGATCCCAACGTCACGGACATTGAGGTCGAACGCCAGATCAGGGCGCTCGACGGCTCCTGGCGCCAGCCTGACGTGAGCTTCGTGCTCGACGGCCAGGCCGTGGCGGTCGACGTGCAACTGGCGGCCGCGTCCCTCGCGACCATTCTCGAGCGGGGCACCTTTTACGCGGCCAACAAAATCCGTCACATCTGGGTTACGGATACCGCTGACCTCGACCGCCTGAGTCAGCTGGCCTTCCGCGACAGTTACCTCAATATGGGTGGCCGAATCTTTGCTCTCGACGCCGACGTCGTCGCCGCCTGCGTCGAGCAGAGCAGGTTCCAGCTCTGGGAACTGAGCATCATGCCCAGGCTTGCCCCGCCCCTGCCCCTGCACAACGTCTGGGAACGCGACGTGGTTGACCAGGAGACCATCCTCATGGATCCGGCAGCGCGCAAGGCGGAAGGGCAAAAGCGCTATCGCCGGTCTTTGGCCAGCCAGGTCGGCCAGCATTTTGGCCCTCAGCGGGCATCCATGCGCGCGGCTCTTGCCGAGGGCAAGCCGCTCGAATGGATGCGGCCGGAATGGACAACGATCGCGCGTCAGATCAAGGGCCGAGATATCGACACCGCGATCACTCAGGGCGTTGGTGCGGTTCTGGCTTGGTTGTATGCGGCGGAAGCCTATGCATCCTGCGCCGAACCCACGGCACGCCCCGTGGCCCTCGCCGCAATGCATCAGGCGACCGCAACCGTGCTGACCATTCGTAACGCCAAGGACTGGGCGCCGCTGGTGGAAACCGTGTGCACGATGTCGCCTCCGGTTCAGGCTGCGCTTACCCCCGATCACCGCGACCAGCTCAACACGTTGCTCACGACCGCCGAGCCCACAACATCGGTCATTCGCAACCACGCCCAGATGCTATCGGTGCTGTTTCCCTGGGTCGCCTTCAAGCTGCTGGTCAAGGCGCCAAAGTTCGGCCCCTCGATCAACCGCCGCAACTCTCACTAAAAGAGAAGAGAAGCAGCCCGGGACATTCCGATGTCGCAGGCTGCTGGCATCTGTTTACTCCGCTCGACAAGCTCGGGGTAAACAGATGCCAAAGAGGCCGCCAAAGGCGGCCTTCTCCGGGACAATAAGAAAGAAAAGAGAAGAAAGAGAAAGGGGGCGCCCGCGCGCGTCCTTGAGAAAGAGGCATACCAGCACAGAGGTTGACGCCAGATCAGGCCGCCTACCCTTCCCCCAACCAGCTCCATCGGAGCTGGTCTACGCCGAAGGCGATGAGCGGCCTGATCTGGGGTCAAGGCCAGCTCAAGGCTCCAGTTTCCAATGCATGCGCAGCATAGCGATAGCAGACCCCCTATCCCGTCCAAGCACTAGCTGGACGGGTCCATCCCTGCGGGCATTTGAAAGTGGAAGAGCTGGCCGTACTTCTGAGCGACACACGGTAAGGAAATACTCTTTCCAATCCAACGAGCAGAAAAAGACCATGTTATAACAAAGACTTCGCTTCAATTTGTGAAAAATCCACAAGGGCGAGAATCGCAAGTCTAAAATTGTGTCAGGAAGGCAATTTCTCGATGTTTCTACAGACTTTTCTGCAGGAGGGTCCTTGCTCGGGAAAAAAGAGCAAGTCCACCAGTGCATACCACCCTACAACTTCGCGACGTCGAGAAGACGAATTCTTTAACTACCTACCCCAAGGCAACTTGAAGCCATGGGGATCCGATTTCACGTTCAGCCCAGATGCGTGCCGCCGGCCAAGGCCGCGCACCGGATCGGCGTGACCGAGATGCGCTTTAAAGAGGTTTATGCAGAGCTACTTAAGTACGGCTTTCCGCTGCCCGACCCTGTGACAGGCAACTTCGATTTGGATGCCATTGATCGCTACATCGCGAAGCGAAACCCAAAGCTAATGGGGGAACAAGACGACGGAGAAGCGATCACGGACGAGGCAGAAATGCTTCGACGAATTAAGAAGCTGAGATGAAGCATGGGACGCGGCACGCCACGGCACTACAAGCTAAAACGAAATAATCGCGCGTTCTGGGAACCGACCGCGACTATGAAAGCGCATGGCTTTGTGTCGGTTCCTCTCGGCCCGCACGGACCGGACGCCTTTAGAACTGCTGAGGAGTGGAACCAGCGCTGGGATGATACCCGGACCGGCAAGCACCCATCGCCAGCTGCAAGTCGCGAACAGAATCTATCGCCGGAGCGGGCAGAAGAACTCACGGTCTATCCCTCCGGGAGCCTGGGCGAGGCATTCAAGGGTTTCCGCGGAACCGACGAATGGGCCAAAAAGGCTCCAAGAACACGCGAGGACTGGTGGCGTGCATGGAAGCAAATCAAGCCTGTCTTCGGCGATGTACGCCCCAGCCGTGTCACGCTTGTGACTATCAGCGCCTTTAGGTCCATGGTCGAGCGCAAAGTAAGCCTTCGAGAGGCTCATCGCGTAATCAAGATATGGCGTGCGCTATGGAAGGTTGCGGCCGCTATGGGCTACTGCGTCCGTGACGCTGATCCATCCATGGGCGTGCGTAACGACGCTGCAAAAGGCCGAAAGGAGACTTGGCAAGAGGGTGAGGCTGTTCGTCTGGCGAAGAGGGCATGGCGCATGGGCTTCTTTGGCCTTTCCGCCGTAATAGCTGCTGCCTGGGACACACAACTCAACCCTGGCGATATTCGTCTGCTGACAGCTTCTCAGCTAGCAACGGCTGGTCACGGAGAACTCTTCTTCACTGAGCGTGGGAAGACCGGCAAGCCCGTTGGAGGAGCTTTGAGCATCCGGTCAGTCTTCGTGCTTCAGTCATACCTAACCCAGCTAGGCGTGGAGCTCCACGGCGATGCGCCGGTCTTTCGGAATCGTTCGGGCCAGCCCTATAGCAAAGACACGTTGGGTGATGATTTCCGCGATGTTCGCCGCGCTGAATTTGGAAAAGAAGAACGTCGAACGCTTGGCCACGACTTCCGGCGCTCAGGAGCTGGCGAGGCCATTGTCGGTGGCGGAACAGCCGAGGCTCTGTCCCACGCTATGGGGAACACGCTGAGCGCATCTAACACGCTGTTCGCTACGTACGTTCCAGTAAACGCAGAGACGATCCGTTCCGTCTCCGGGGCCCGCAGGCGCGGCAGGGCCAAACTGCGGTAAGGAACGGACCACGATCAAAAGTGGGAACACGTCAGACGAAAAAGTGGGAACACGCTGCAGTCGCTAAAGGCGACAGTCAAAAAACGCAACGATTTCTATGAGAAAAAGTGGCGCGAGAGACGGGGCTCGAACCCGCGACCTCCGGCGTGACAGGCCGGCGCTCTAACCAACTGAGCTACTCCCGCAGCGCTTGGAGAACATCAGTTCCGCGCAACGTGGGCTCTGTATAGGGGGGTGATTTGCCCCTGTAAAGCGGGCCCAAGAAAATTCTCAAAGCTTTTCAACATCTGTGGCGCCGATGGGCATATCGTGGGCACTTGGCTGGC includes the following:
- a CDS encoding DUF6035 family protein, whose product is MNKTIQLRAIETVTDTTMPPGQQVRLARNILDPLTEVGLSELRADVRTAYVAGHPRFRCPGCNEPLFVAQNPASANTPRDGRGAHFKHHANVDAPPCRKRTAANLHDIGAVKFPGLGEGADHSNLKHMLAFCLSQDPNVTDIEVERQIRALDGSWRQPDVSFVLDGQAVAVDVQLAAASLATILERGTFYAANKIRHIWVTDTADLDRLSQLAFRDSYLNMGGRIFALDADVVAACVEQSRFQLWELSIMPRLAPPLPLHNVWERDVVDQETILMDPAARKAEGQKRYRRSLASQVGQHFGPQRASMRAALAEGKPLEWMRPEWTTIARQIKGRDIDTAITQGVGAVLAWLYAAEAYASCAEPTARPVALAAMHQATATVLTIRNAKDWAPLVETVCTMSPPVQAALTPDHRDQLNTLLTTAEPTTSVIRNHAQMLSVLFPWVAFKLLVKAPKFGPSINRRNSH
- a CDS encoding AAA family ATPase, giving the protein MSKSAKNALPPATPPLEFDDPADLGDGPNPVERLLNDAELDTLNRTAVGRPRMLWGSDTAFVRLSPEPDPSAYSGKRSDRGPDFRAIEIARALSDPLALKGPAKAHAIDELVATVFEAAPNFARPLEAIRQSAQSMVRRGAPHFQFKPILIEAPPGCGKTTMAMRLAAASGLPALYLDATAMTTGTPIVSADSVWSHARPSEVVQFLANEQVANPIIIVDEFDKLQNLSAHARSDATEIMLPLLQRDTAAAHVDHFLQSRVDLSFINWILLCNDLNRIARPVRDRCTVIRLNAPDVDEIAEIARREVQRRGLPDELVAPLIRAVRTGRLTSLRKLHKALDRADAAATRPLLN